A single region of the Paramicrobacterium fandaimingii genome encodes:
- a CDS encoding response regulator, which translates to MAIRILITDDQPLQRMGMKMFLDGQTGIDVVGEAANGEDAIRLAEESQPDVVLMDIRMPGMDGIAATRKIVGAKAATASPWVLLLTTFDLDEYVLAGLEAGASGFLTKDADPSDLLSAIRAVAVGDAVIAPSATRRLIDRLAAHSTQPLRETDQVPSVRRLSAREREILIAIGHGLTNSEIAEQLFLAESTVKSYVGRIFTKINARDRVQAVIIAYRANLVRAGESSGTTE; encoded by the coding sequence TTGGCCATCAGGATCTTGATTACAGACGACCAGCCGCTGCAGCGAATGGGCATGAAGATGTTCCTTGACGGGCAGACGGGCATCGACGTCGTCGGCGAAGCCGCAAACGGCGAAGACGCCATTCGCCTCGCCGAAGAATCGCAGCCTGATGTCGTCCTCATGGATATCCGAATGCCCGGCATGGATGGAATCGCCGCAACGCGAAAGATCGTGGGCGCGAAGGCAGCAACGGCCAGCCCCTGGGTACTGCTTCTCACAACCTTCGACCTTGATGAATATGTGCTTGCTGGACTCGAAGCGGGAGCGAGCGGGTTTTTGACGAAAGACGCCGATCCCTCCGACCTGCTCTCTGCGATCCGCGCGGTGGCGGTCGGAGACGCCGTGATCGCTCCCTCTGCCACTCGGCGACTGATCGACCGGCTTGCGGCGCACAGCACGCAGCCGCTGCGGGAGACGGACCAGGTTCCGTCTGTGCGTCGCCTCTCTGCCCGTGAGCGTGAGATTCTCATTGCGATCGGACACGGCCTGACGAATTCTGAGATCGCCGAGCAGCTTTTTCTCGCTGAATCGACAGTGAAAAGCTACGTGGGAAGAATATTCACGAAGATTAACGCCCGTGACCGTGTACAGGCGGTCATCATTGCCTATCGCGCCAATCTCGTTCGCGCTGGTGAGTCATCGGGGACCACCGAGTGA